In one Pseudomonas sp. R84 genomic region, the following are encoded:
- a CDS encoding lysis system i-spanin subunit Rz, translated as MPIPWRMIGVLLLAAGGFAAAWQLQEWRYGRQLAEQARLNGETLNQLTQTAATVQQAEQDKRLALEQRLAASEKTHYRALSDAQRDQDRLRDRLATADVRLSVLLDASDVAPGCNVPATAGAGSVDHATVRARLDPAHAQRIIAITDTGDRGMIALQACQAYVRALAPEHFE; from the coding sequence ATGCCAATCCCCTGGCGAATGATCGGCGTCCTGTTGCTGGCTGCGGGTGGATTTGCAGCGGCCTGGCAGTTGCAGGAGTGGCGTTACGGGCGGCAACTGGCCGAGCAGGCGCGGTTAAACGGCGAAACCCTCAATCAACTGACCCAGACCGCCGCCACCGTGCAACAGGCTGAGCAGGATAAACGTCTGGCGCTGGAGCAACGGCTCGCGGCCAGTGAAAAAACCCACTACCGAGCGCTGAGCGATGCCCAACGTGATCAGGATCGCCTGCGCGATCGCCTTGCCACTGCTGATGTGCGCCTGTCAGTCCTTCTCGACGCCAGCGACGTTGCCCCAGGCTGCAACGTGCCAGCCACCGCCGGCGCCGGCAGCGTGGATCATGCAACCGTACGCGCCCGACTTGACCCGGCGCATGCTCAACGAATTATCGCCATCACCGACACCGGCGACCGTGGAATGATTGCCTTGCAGGCCTGTCAGGCCTATGTCAGAGCGCTGGCGCCCGAACATTTTGAATGA
- a CDS encoding PA3611 family quorum-sensing-regulated virulence factor → MLRLIVPTAAILLASSFTAQAASLSEQNLNRELRNVAAQSSVGTPRAISEDILDQGFTVEGTQLINHLSVQKSHADKMRADPKAVYFQLGASVCNNPSFRKLMAKGAIMRYDFTEVKTNKAIGSASYQESDCPKAGPAKKK, encoded by the coding sequence ATGCTGCGCCTTATCGTTCCCACCGCTGCCATTCTGCTGGCGTCGTCCTTCACCGCTCAGGCTGCCTCCCTGAGTGAGCAGAATCTGAACCGCGAGCTGCGCAACGTCGCCGCCCAAAGCAGCGTCGGCACGCCACGCGCCATCAGTGAAGACATTCTTGATCAGGGCTTCACCGTTGAAGGCACGCAGTTGATCAACCACCTGAGCGTGCAGAAAAGCCACGCCGACAAGATGCGCGCTGACCCTAAAGCCGTGTATTTCCAGTTGGGCGCTTCGGTGTGCAACAACCCGTCGTTCCGCAAGCTGATGGCCAAGGGCGCGATCATGCGTTACGACTTCACCGAAGTGAAAACCAACAAAGCGATCGGCTCCGCCAGCTACCAGGAATCGGATTGCCCGAAAGCCGGTCCGGCGAAAAAGAAGTAA
- a CDS encoding phage tail protein produces the protein MDYPKSVPSVGLVDGRFVDENPVAGTPGSLIPAVWGNSVTQEILSVISGGGLVASEADTSQLFKAIQSIVGSASPVRSVITRLAASKSLAEQELGLVLIDGSPAPVTLTLPPADVSLGVRDVILRRVDNSGNRLVVQASGTDRIRFHTNLSASGYPFLVLMGGGDWWHLRSDGTGSWWPIGRFDNTALGRPFFETTTTLNPGGYGVPNGDLFKRAEWPWLWDFAQLSGALTTEAARTGREGGWTSGDGASNFRIPEIRGEFLRVLSENRSVDAGRVIGSLQMHALQSHNHYLPTGTGATFKPAPAIPDIAWDVTTNVNFLPTSATVATTYPNPAFDNDAYIGSIGNFAAETRPRNIAYPARIKLI, from the coding sequence ATGGATTATCCAAAAAGCGTCCCAAGCGTCGGCCTGGTCGATGGTCGCTTCGTCGATGAAAACCCGGTGGCGGGTACGCCGGGCTCTTTGATTCCGGCGGTGTGGGGCAACAGTGTGACTCAGGAAATTCTGAGTGTGATCAGCGGTGGCGGGCTGGTGGCTTCCGAGGCGGATACCAGCCAACTATTCAAGGCGATTCAATCGATTGTTGGCAGCGCTAGTCCGGTGCGTTCGGTGATTACCCGGCTTGCAGCTTCCAAGTCACTGGCTGAGCAGGAACTCGGTCTCGTTTTGATCGATGGCAGTCCCGCTCCCGTGACCCTGACTTTACCTCCGGCGGATGTTTCTCTGGGTGTACGCGATGTGATTCTTCGTCGTGTCGACAACAGCGGCAATCGCCTCGTTGTTCAAGCATCCGGCACCGACAGGATTCGCTTTCACACCAACTTGTCGGCCAGCGGCTATCCGTTTCTGGTGCTGATGGGGGGAGGTGACTGGTGGCATCTGCGCAGTGACGGAACGGGGAGCTGGTGGCCGATAGGACGCTTCGACAATACCGCCTTGGGACGCCCGTTTTTCGAGACCACCACAACGCTTAACCCAGGAGGTTATGGCGTTCCCAACGGTGATCTGTTCAAGCGCGCCGAATGGCCGTGGCTGTGGGATTTCGCCCAGCTATCCGGAGCGCTGACCACAGAAGCTGCGCGAACTGGCAGAGAAGGCGGCTGGACCAGTGGCGATGGCGCTTCGAACTTTCGAATTCCCGAGATTCGGGGCGAGTTTTTGCGGGTTTTGAGTGAGAACAGAAGCGTTGATGCTGGACGTGTAATAGGCAGCCTGCAAATGCACGCCTTGCAAAGCCACAACCATTATCTGCCGACTGGAACCGGGGCGACATTCAAGCCTGCTCCAGCGATTCCGGATATCGCCTGGGACGTTACCACCAACGTCAATTTTTTACCGACTTCAGCAACGGTGGCAACGACCTATCCCAACCCTGCATTCGACAATGATGCCTACATCGGCAGTATCGGCAATTTCGCCGCTGAAACCCGACCGCGAAACATCGCCTATCCCGCGCGAATCAAACTGATCTGA
- a CDS encoding phage tail assembly chaperone gives MTIFFYAQSLGFDRVDSALPELPAGAVEITQAQYTELFAGQASGKVISASASGQPVLTDPVVSPATLASHERAWRNHVLQNTQWLVFRDAEELEVGEGTTLRSEEFKQLLVYRQALRDWPNDPDFPNVLSRPVEPDWLEGLLQTDS, from the coding sequence ATGACGATTTTCTTTTATGCACAAAGCTTGGGCTTTGATCGGGTCGACAGCGCACTTCCCGAACTGCCTGCAGGGGCGGTGGAAATCACCCAGGCGCAATACACCGAACTGTTTGCCGGGCAGGCGAGCGGCAAAGTCATCAGCGCCAGCGCCAGTGGTCAGCCCGTTTTGACCGACCCCGTCGTTTCTCCTGCAACGCTTGCCAGCCACGAGCGCGCATGGCGCAACCACGTTCTGCAAAACACCCAGTGGCTGGTGTTTCGTGATGCCGAAGAACTGGAAGTGGGCGAGGGCACGACGTTGCGCTCCGAGGAATTCAAACAACTATTGGTGTATCGGCAGGCACTGCGCGATTGGCCGAATGATCCGGACTTTCCCAATGTGCTTTCCCGACCAGTTGAGCCTGACTGGCTGGAAGGCTTGCTTCAGACAGACAGTTGA
- the recA gene encoding recombinase RecA, translating to MDDNKKKALAAALGQIERQFGKGAVMRMGDQDRQAIPAISTGSLGLDIALGIGGLPKGRIVEIYGPESSGKTTLTLSVIAQAQKAGATCAFVDAEHALDPEYAGKLGVNVDDLLVSQPDTGEQALEITDMLVRSNAVDVIIVDSVAALVPKAEIEGEMGDMHVGLQARLMSQALRKITGNIKNANCLVIFINQIRMKIGVMFGSPETTTGGNALKFYASVRLDIRRTGAVKEGDEVVGSETRVKVVKNKVASPFRQAEFQILYGKGIYLNGEMIDLGVLHGFVEKSGAWYAYEGTKIGQGKANSAKFLADNPEIAAKLEKQLRDKLLTPAVIDSKASAVKETEDDLADADI from the coding sequence ATGGACGACAACAAGAAGAAAGCCTTGGCTGCGGCCCTGGGTCAGATCGAACGTCAATTCGGCAAGGGTGCCGTGATGCGTATGGGCGATCAGGACCGTCAGGCGATCCCGGCTATCTCCACTGGCTCTCTGGGTCTGGACATCGCGCTCGGCATTGGCGGACTGCCAAAAGGCCGTATCGTTGAAATCTACGGTCCTGAATCCTCCGGTAAAACCACACTGACACTGTCGGTGATCGCCCAGGCGCAAAAAGCCGGCGCGACCTGCGCATTCGTCGACGCCGAACACGCCCTCGATCCTGAGTACGCCGGCAAGTTGGGCGTTAACGTCGACGACCTGCTGGTGTCCCAGCCGGACACCGGTGAACAGGCGCTGGAAATCACCGACATGCTGGTGCGTTCCAACGCCGTTGACGTGATCATCGTCGACTCCGTAGCTGCACTGGTGCCGAAGGCTGAAATCGAAGGCGAAATGGGTGATATGCACGTGGGCCTGCAAGCCCGTCTGATGTCCCAAGCGCTGCGTAAAATCACCGGTAACATCAAGAACGCCAACTGCCTGGTGATCTTCATCAACCAGATCCGTATGAAGATCGGTGTGATGTTCGGTAGCCCGGAAACCACCACCGGTGGTAACGCGCTGAAGTTCTACGCCTCGGTTCGTCTCGACATCCGCCGTACCGGCGCGGTGAAAGAAGGCGACGAAGTGGTCGGCAGCGAAACCCGCGTCAAGGTTGTGAAGAACAAGGTCGCTTCGCCGTTCCGTCAGGCTGAGTTCCAGATTCTTTACGGCAAAGGCATCTATCTCAATGGCGAGATGATCGACCTGGGTGTGCTGCACGGTTTCGTCGAGAAGTCCGGCGCATGGTATGCCTACGAAGGCACCAAGATCGGTCAGGGCAAGGCTAACTCGGCCAAGTTCCTGGCAGACAATCCGGAAATCGCCGCGAAGCTTGAGAAGCAACTTCGTGACAAGCTGCTTACTCCAGCAGTGATCGACTCCAAGGCCTCTGCAGTCAAAGAGACTGAAGACGACCTGGCCGACGCTGACATCTGA
- a CDS encoding TIGR00730 family Rossman fold protein, whose protein sequence is MPYQPNDLLSRHFQESGPDLICKVEEQLSRVSPNSPNIPIYRDMILTVLRMAQEDHNRWNAKITLQALRELEQAFRVLEQFKGRRKVTVFGSARTPVEHPLYAMARELGAALTRSGMMVITGAGGGIMAAAHEGAGRDHSLGFNITLPFEQHANPTVDGTGNLLPFHFFFTRKLFFVKEADALVLCPGGFGTLDEALEVLTLIQTGKSPLVPVVLLDAPGGTFWQGAMDFIRQQLEANRYILPTDMKLMRLVYTVEEAVEQINQFYSNFHSSRWLKRQFVIRMHHKLSDQALAHMQEAFADLCLSDQFHQHDYSGEEHDEAQFSHLARLAFAFNARTHGRLRELIDYINLPENWAQSKPQTAQRSREPFKVI, encoded by the coding sequence ATGCCTTACCAACCGAATGACCTCTTGAGCCGTCATTTTCAGGAAAGCGGCCCCGACCTCATCTGTAAGGTCGAAGAACAACTCAGCCGTGTTTCCCCCAACAGCCCGAACATTCCCATCTACCGCGACATGATCCTGACCGTGCTGCGCATGGCCCAGGAAGACCACAACCGCTGGAACGCCAAGATCACCCTGCAGGCTCTGCGCGAACTGGAGCAGGCGTTCCGGGTGCTGGAGCAATTCAAGGGCCGACGCAAAGTCACGGTGTTCGGCTCGGCGCGTACACCAGTCGAACATCCTCTATATGCCATGGCCCGAGAACTCGGCGCGGCGTTGACCCGCTCGGGGATGATGGTCATTACCGGTGCGGGCGGCGGCATCATGGCCGCAGCCCATGAAGGTGCCGGCCGTGATCACAGTCTCGGTTTCAACATCACCCTGCCCTTCGAACAACATGCCAACCCCACTGTCGATGGCACCGGTAATCTGCTGCCGTTCCACTTCTTCTTCACGCGAAAACTGTTTTTCGTCAAAGAAGCCGACGCGCTGGTTTTATGCCCGGGCGGTTTCGGCACGCTGGATGAAGCACTGGAAGTACTGACGTTGATCCAGACCGGTAAAAGTCCATTGGTGCCGGTGGTGCTGCTGGATGCACCCGGCGGCACATTCTGGCAAGGCGCGATGGACTTCATTCGCCAGCAACTGGAGGCCAACCGCTACATCCTGCCTACCGACATGAAACTGATGCGGCTGGTTTACACCGTTGAGGAAGCGGTGGAACAGATCAACCAGTTCTACAGCAACTTCCACTCCAGCCGTTGGCTCAAGCGTCAGTTCGTGATTCGTATGCATCACAAGCTCAGCGATCAGGCGCTGGCGCACATGCAGGAAGCGTTCGCCGATCTGTGCCTGAGTGACCAGTTTCATCAACACGACTACAGCGGTGAGGAACACGATGAAGCGCAGTTCAGCCATCTGGCGCGGCTGGCCTTCGCCTTCAATGCCCGCACTCACGGGCGCCTGAGGGAGTTGATCGACTACATCAACCTGCCGGAAAACTGGGCTCAGTCAAAACCGCAAACAGCACAACGTTCGCGCGAACCCTTCAAGGTAATTTGA
- a CDS encoding CinA family protein — translation MKEITQLAADLGRRLQLLNAHVTTAESCTGGGIAEAITRIPGSSAWFEAGYVTYSNRQKTQQLNVPGELFESVGAVSREVVEAMVRGAQDKSLARFAVAVSGVAGPDGGSPNKPVGTVWLAWGVGETVTSEVQHFPGNRDDVRRQTVKAALEGLLRLAAREIENQG, via the coding sequence GTGAAAGAGATCACTCAACTGGCCGCCGACCTTGGCCGACGTCTGCAACTGCTCAATGCCCACGTCACCACCGCCGAGTCCTGTACCGGTGGCGGGATTGCCGAAGCCATCACACGGATTCCCGGCAGTTCGGCGTGGTTCGAGGCGGGTTATGTGACGTACTCCAACCGGCAGAAAACCCAGCAACTGAATGTGCCGGGTGAATTGTTCGAGTCGGTGGGTGCAGTCAGTCGCGAGGTCGTTGAGGCGATGGTGCGTGGTGCCCAGGACAAAAGCCTGGCGCGATTTGCCGTAGCAGTCAGTGGTGTGGCCGGGCCGGACGGCGGCTCGCCGAACAAACCGGTCGGCACGGTGTGGCTGGCGTGGGGCGTTGGCGAAACGGTCACCAGTGAGGTTCAGCACTTCCCCGGCAACCGCGATGATGTCCGCCGACAAACGGTGAAGGCCGCGCTAGAGGGGCTCCTGCGACTAGCGGCACGAGAAATCGAAAATCAGGGGTAG
- a CDS encoding tRNA-uridine aminocarboxypropyltransferase, protein MNHAPNAVARLRDQREDEGIKPIQARGFRSERCRDCRVIISHCLCAWRPSVETRSGVCLIMTGKEVFKPSNTGWLIADVVRDNHAFIWSRTEPDPQMLALLNDPQWQPYLVFPGEYVEPSRVTNTVAIDSSKRPLFILLDATWTEARKIFRKSPYFDRLPILSLLPDKLSRYRLRRSTRSEHLCTAEVAALCLELAGDSDAASALDAYFDVFSQHYLGAKQQLDMNESTPAHAELLPYIRKPQPELAQ, encoded by the coding sequence ATGAACCATGCCCCCAACGCCGTCGCCCGTTTGCGCGATCAGCGCGAAGATGAAGGCATCAAGCCGATTCAGGCCCGTGGCTTTCGCTCCGAGCGTTGCCGCGACTGCCGGGTGATCATCAGCCATTGCCTGTGCGCCTGGCGACCTAGTGTCGAGACGCGGTCGGGCGTGTGCCTGATCATGACCGGCAAGGAAGTGTTCAAACCGAGCAACACCGGTTGGCTGATTGCTGACGTGGTGCGCGATAACCATGCGTTTATCTGGTCGCGTACCGAGCCCGATCCGCAGATGCTGGCGCTGCTCAATGACCCGCAATGGCAACCGTATCTGGTGTTTCCCGGCGAATACGTGGAGCCCTCGCGAGTAACCAACACCGTCGCCATCGATAGCAGCAAGCGCCCATTGTTCATTCTGCTCGACGCCACCTGGACCGAAGCGCGGAAGATTTTCCGCAAGAGTCCGTATTTCGACCGTTTGCCAATCCTCAGCCTGCTGCCCGACAAACTCTCACGCTACCGCTTGCGCCGTTCGACCCGCAGCGAGCACCTGTGCACTGCCGAAGTCGCGGCGCTGTGCCTGGAACTGGCCGGTGACAGCGACGCGGCTTCTGCGCTGGACGCCTATTTCGACGTGTTCAGCCAGCATTACCTTGGCGCTAAACAGCAGTTGGACATGAATGAGTCGACGCCAGCCCACGCTGAGTTGCTGCCCTATATACGAAAGCCGCAGCCGGAGTTGGCCCAATAG
- the erdR gene encoding response regulator transcription factor ErdR has protein sequence MATYDILIADDHPLFRSALHQAVTLGLGPDVRLVEVASIAELETRLTEKADWDLVLLDLNMPGAFGFSGLVMLRGQYPQIPVVMVSAQEEASVMVKSREFGASGFIPKSSDLSVIQQAVRKVLDGDVFWPPQAFEAVAVSDEAKAASDGLASLTPQQFRVLTMVCEGLLNKQIAYELSVSEATIKAHVTAIFRKLNVRTRTQAALLLQQLESIPSQ, from the coding sequence ATGGCCACATACGACATCCTGATTGCCGATGATCACCCTCTGTTTCGTAGCGCCCTGCATCAAGCGGTGACGCTGGGCCTCGGGCCGGATGTACGCTTGGTCGAAGTCGCAAGCATCGCCGAACTGGAAACCCGCCTGACCGAAAAAGCCGACTGGGATCTGGTCCTGCTGGACCTGAACATGCCCGGCGCTTTCGGGTTTTCCGGGTTGGTCATGCTGCGCGGCCAGTACCCGCAGATTCCGGTGGTGATGGTTTCGGCGCAGGAAGAAGCTTCGGTGATGGTCAAATCCCGCGAGTTCGGCGCCAGTGGCTTTATTCCAAAATCCAGCGACCTCAGCGTGATTCAGCAAGCGGTGCGCAAAGTGCTTGATGGCGACGTGTTCTGGCCGCCACAGGCGTTCGAAGCCGTTGCCGTTTCCGACGAAGCCAAGGCTGCCAGCGATGGCCTCGCCAGCCTGACGCCGCAGCAGTTCCGCGTGTTGACCATGGTCTGCGAAGGCCTGTTGAACAAGCAGATTGCCTATGAACTGAGCGTGTCGGAAGCGACCATCAAGGCCCACGTCACGGCGATCTTTCGCAAGTTGAATGTGCGCACCCGCACGCAAGCGGCTTTACTGCTGCAACAACTTGAGTCAATTCCGAGCCAATAA
- the recX gene encoding recombination regulator RecX encodes MTTAVLDTLVAVRRTAMDLLARREHGRVELTRKLRQRGAEAEMIETALDRLTEEGLLSEARYLESFVSYRARSGYGPLRIREELGQRGLQRADIELALRESGISWQEQLQDTWRRKFSGHLPIDAKERAKQGRFLAYRGFSMEMINRLFSGRGMDD; translated from the coding sequence ATGACCACCGCCGTACTCGATACCCTCGTCGCGGTGCGACGCACCGCCATGGACCTGCTTGCACGCCGCGAGCATGGTCGAGTCGAGTTGACGCGCAAATTGCGTCAGCGCGGCGCCGAGGCGGAGATGATCGAAACAGCCCTCGACCGTTTGACGGAAGAGGGACTGCTTTCCGAAGCCCGTTACCTTGAAAGCTTTGTTTCCTATCGTGCCCGTTCCGGCTACGGCCCTCTGCGAATTCGCGAAGAGCTGGGCCAGCGCGGTTTACAGCGCGCCGATATCGAACTCGCCCTGCGCGAAAGCGGTATCAGTTGGCAGGAACAACTTCAGGACACCTGGCGCCGGAAGTTCTCCGGGCATTTACCGATTGATGCGAAGGAACGGGCCAAGCAAGGTCGGTTCCTGGCCTATCGGGGGTTTTCGATGGAGATGATCAACCGCTTGTTCAGCGGTCGAGGGATGGACGATTAA
- a CDS encoding phage tail protein has protein sequence MDYPKSVPSVGLVNGQFVDEDPIAGKPGSLIPATWGNSVTQEILNVVQAAGLTPNESSNNQLLAALRSPALFMTAPQFDGGRSAATSEFVQRALGSYASARGIYAATQLTPVDVGCSIGLGGNATYTVTLPDAAAVPSGATISLHCRNSAPVTVTSKTGAQISPQGAYLASIVMNNGESANFVRESGVWVVYGTAALKYSTNYAAQFATSGYQKFPSGLIVQWVTGGSDANGNMTVSLPIRFPNAVLGGIANEGNPAGWSASNVTVWAFDGGSSTTTTVVARVRSVLASSVKADPGISGRILVWGY, from the coding sequence TTGGACTACCCCAAGAGTGTGCCCAGTGTCGGCCTGGTCAATGGCCAGTTTGTCGACGAAGACCCGATCGCCGGTAAACCCGGCTCGCTGATCCCGGCGACGTGGGGCAACAGCGTCACGCAAGAGATTCTTAACGTTGTTCAGGCGGCTGGTCTGACGCCGAACGAGTCGTCGAACAATCAGTTGTTGGCGGCATTGCGCAGTCCGGCATTGTTCATGACGGCGCCGCAGTTTGATGGTGGACGCTCGGCAGCAACATCCGAGTTTGTGCAGCGGGCGCTAGGCAGTTATGCCAGTGCTCGCGGTATATATGCGGCCACGCAACTGACCCCGGTCGATGTCGGCTGTTCTATCGGCCTGGGCGGCAACGCGACGTATACCGTGACGCTTCCGGATGCTGCTGCGGTGCCGAGCGGCGCGACGATCAGCCTGCATTGCCGTAACAGTGCGCCCGTCACGGTGACCAGTAAAACCGGTGCGCAGATCAGTCCTCAAGGGGCTTATCTGGCGTCGATCGTGATGAACAATGGTGAGAGTGCGAACTTCGTCAGGGAGTCTGGAGTGTGGGTGGTCTATGGCACCGCTGCGCTGAAGTACTCAACCAATTACGCCGCACAGTTCGCCACATCGGGATATCAAAAGTTTCCCAGCGGTTTGATCGTGCAGTGGGTAACGGGGGGCTCCGATGCGAATGGCAACATGACGGTGTCGCTGCCAATCAGGTTTCCCAATGCTGTCCTCGGAGGTATTGCCAATGAAGGTAACCCGGCAGGATGGAGTGCCTCCAACGTTACCGTTTGGGCATTTGACGGCGGGAGCTCCACGACAACGACGGTGGTCGCTCGGGTCCGAAGCGTCCTGGCTTCAAGTGTAAAGGCTGATCCGGGCATTTCGGGCCGCATTCTGGTTTGGGGGTACTGA
- a CDS encoding diacylglycerol kinase — MSPFKGQTGLKRILNASGYSLDGLRAAFTGEAAFRQLVLLNVVLVPLTFFLNVSRVEQALLIAVCLLALIVELLNSAVEAAIDRISLELHPLSKNAKDMGSAAQFVALSMIALVWAVILL; from the coding sequence ATGTCACCTTTCAAGGGCCAGACTGGCCTGAAACGTATTCTCAACGCCTCTGGTTATTCGCTGGACGGCCTGCGCGCGGCCTTCACCGGTGAAGCAGCGTTTCGCCAATTGGTACTGCTGAACGTGGTGCTGGTTCCGCTGACGTTCTTCCTTAATGTCAGCCGTGTCGAACAGGCCTTGCTGATTGCCGTGTGCCTGTTGGCGCTGATCGTCGAGTTGCTGAACTCGGCCGTGGAAGCGGCCATCGACCGCATCTCGCTGGAACTGCACCCGCTGTCGAAGAACGCCAAGGACATGGGCAGCGCCGCACAATTCGTGGCACTGAGCATGATCGCGCTGGTGTGGGCGGTGATTCTGCTTTAA
- a CDS encoding LysR family transcriptional regulator, producing MRFTLRQLQVFVAVAQQESVSRAAGLLNLSQSAASTSITELERQSSCQLFDRAGKRLSLNALGKQLLPQAVALLDQAKEIEDLLNGKSGFGSLSVGATLTIGNYLATLLIGSFMQRHPESQVKLHVQNTANIVQQVAHYEIDLGLIEGDCSHPDIEVQSWVEDELVVFCAPQHSLAQRGSASMEELTHEAWILREQGSGTRLTFDQAMRHHRSSLNIRLELEHTEAIKRAVESGLGIGCISRLALRDAFRRGSLVPVETPDLDLARQFYFIWHKQKYQTSAMREFLELCRAFTAGVQRSDEIVLPTIA from the coding sequence ATGCGATTTACTCTCCGTCAACTGCAAGTCTTCGTCGCCGTCGCCCAGCAGGAAAGCGTATCCCGTGCTGCGGGTCTGCTCAACCTCTCGCAGTCGGCTGCCAGCACCTCGATCACCGAGCTCGAGCGCCAGTCCAGTTGCCAGTTGTTCGACCGCGCCGGCAAACGGCTGAGCCTCAACGCCCTCGGCAAACAGCTGTTGCCGCAAGCGGTGGCGCTGCTCGATCAGGCCAAGGAAATCGAAGATCTGCTCAACGGCAAATCCGGTTTCGGCTCGCTGTCAGTCGGCGCCACGCTGACCATCGGCAATTACTTGGCGACGCTGCTGATCGGCAGTTTCATGCAGCGCCACCCGGAAAGTCAGGTAAAGCTGCACGTGCAGAACACTGCCAATATCGTGCAACAAGTCGCCCACTACGAAATTGATCTGGGTCTAATCGAAGGCGATTGCAGCCACCCGGACATCGAGGTGCAGAGCTGGGTCGAGGATGAACTGGTGGTGTTCTGCGCGCCGCAGCATTCATTGGCCCAACGCGGCAGCGCGAGCATGGAAGAGTTGACTCACGAAGCGTGGATTCTGCGTGAACAGGGTTCCGGCACGCGGCTGACCTTTGATCAAGCCATGCGCCACCATCGCAGCTCGCTGAATATCCGTCTCGAGCTGGAACACACCGAAGCGATCAAACGCGCGGTGGAGTCGGGGCTGGGGATTGGCTGTATCTCGCGGCTGGCGCTGCGTGACGCGTTCCGCCGTGGCAGTCTGGTGCCGGTGGAAACGCCGGATCTGGATCTGGCCCGGCAGTTCTACTTCATCTGGCACAAGCAGAAGTACCAGACTTCGGCGATGCGCGAGTTTCTCGAGCTGTGCCGCGCTTTCACCGCCGGGGTGCAGCGCAGCGACGAGATCGTTTTGCCGACGATCGCTTAA
- a CDS encoding tail fiber assembly protein: MFNYLIDDSGALVGPVEFPLVPGIGLQLPSNAVTLSIELSPAPEGFAWAYDKGSLQQQIDCRGDVYRTDTGIRETWNALGELPEGFTRLPFPGGFHVWVGNAWQVDEVAQLADRKRVVLAKRDALLRDAVLRIAPLQYAEDIGDANHDEQLLLIEWKLYSVELNRIEKQSGFPDAVAWPAVPGVVVND, translated from the coding sequence ATGTTCAATTATCTGATAGATGACAGCGGTGCCTTGGTTGGCCCTGTCGAGTTCCCGCTCGTGCCGGGAATCGGTCTGCAACTGCCAAGCAATGCGGTGACGCTAAGCATCGAACTCTCCCCTGCGCCTGAGGGTTTTGCCTGGGCCTATGACAAGGGTTCTTTGCAACAGCAGATCGATTGTCGTGGCGATGTCTACCGCACTGACACAGGCATTCGGGAAACCTGGAACGCGCTTGGCGAATTGCCGGAGGGCTTCACCCGGTTGCCTTTTCCGGGTGGCTTTCACGTCTGGGTGGGCAACGCCTGGCAGGTTGATGAGGTTGCGCAGCTGGCGGATCGCAAACGCGTCGTCCTCGCTAAGCGCGACGCACTGCTACGCGATGCCGTGCTGCGCATCGCCCCCCTGCAGTACGCCGAAGATATCGGCGATGCCAACCATGACGAACAACTACTGCTGATCGAATGGAAGCTCTACAGCGTGGAGCTGAACCGTATTGAAAAGCAGAGCGGTTTTCCCGATGCCGTCGCCTGGCCGGCAGTTCCCGGCGTTGTCGTGAACGACTGA
- a CDS encoding glycoside hydrolase family 19 protein encodes MQLTENNLIDIMPNARSQAGVFVSALNTAMTRRRIDTPKRIAAFLAQVGHESGQLRYVRELGNNQYLSKYDTGTLALRLGNTPEADGDGQKYRGRGLIQITGRSNYRQCSLGLFGDERLLSLPELLEQPQWAAESAAWFWEQKGLNALADRDEFNTITRRINGGLNGLQDRLEIWARARAVLCQSPGE; translated from the coding sequence ATGCAATTAACTGAAAACAACCTTATCGACATCATGCCCAACGCCCGCTCCCAAGCGGGCGTTTTTGTTTCTGCACTCAACACTGCCATGACTCGGCGGCGCATCGACACGCCTAAACGTATTGCTGCGTTTCTTGCGCAGGTCGGCCATGAGTCGGGGCAATTGCGTTATGTGCGCGAACTGGGCAACAACCAATACCTGAGCAAGTACGACACGGGTACGTTGGCCTTGCGTCTGGGCAACACACCTGAAGCCGACGGCGACGGGCAAAAATACCGAGGGCGCGGGTTGATCCAGATTACCGGCCGTTCGAATTACCGCCAGTGCAGCCTTGGCCTGTTCGGCGATGAGCGCCTGCTGTCTCTGCCCGAATTGCTCGAACAGCCGCAATGGGCGGCCGAATCCGCGGCATGGTTCTGGGAGCAGAAAGGTTTGAACGCACTGGCCGACCGCGACGAGTTCAACACCATTACCCGTCGCATCAACGGCGGGTTGAACGGCTTGCAGGATCGTCTGGAAATCTGGGCGCGGGCGAGGGCGGTGCTATGCCAATCCCCTGGCGAATGA